A region from the Spirochaeta thermophila DSM 6192 genome encodes:
- a CDS encoding beta-galactosidase, whose product MQHRILHGAEYNPDQWLEEPEVLEQDIALMREARIDTVTLGTFSWSLLEPEEGVYSFEWMDEVMERLERAGIRVILATPSGARPRWLARKYPEVLRVGPDRRRRLFGERHNHCFTSPVFRERVYELDRRLAERYGRREHVILWHISNEFSGECHCELCQEAFRRWLYDRYDGDLEALNRAWWTAFWSHRYTSWEEIASPSPLGEPNLHGLNLDWRRFVTHQTVDFMLVEVRALRDGGPSLPVTTNLMGFQRDLDYFRLARHLDVVSWDSYPLWHGRGRTTPRVACGELDHNWDPEGRDWVLASGVAWAHALHRGLGGGRPFLLMESTPSHTNWQPWSKPKRPGMHVLSSLHAVAHGADSVQYFQWRAGRGGSEKFHGAVVYHDRRTDGRVFQEVRELGGILERLGGMEGSRVEAEVAVVFDWENRWALEDAQGPRNDGRLDYVEECWRWFDAWHRRGVGCDVVHPEGDWSAYRVVVAPLWYLVKEEWADRVARFVEQGGVFVTTVWSGVVEEHDLCHVGGFPGPLRGLVGVRSREVDVLVEDEVRRVAGVWGVCEGRLLCDVLAVEDEGVEVRAVYADGFYAGSPAATRVRRGRGWAYYVGTLLAQEGIDWLVGELMGEAGVVPALRVVPEGVDVSVRVTEEGRRYLWLLNFREHEVVVELPEGVWRDVLGGGERRGVLVLPGYGYAVLES is encoded by the coding sequence ATGCAGCACAGGATTCTTCATGGTGCGGAGTACAATCCCGATCAGTGGCTCGAGGAGCCGGAGGTCCTCGAGCAGGATATTGCGCTCATGAGGGAGGCGCGGATCGATACGGTGACGTTGGGGACCTTTTCCTGGTCGCTCCTGGAGCCTGAGGAGGGGGTCTATTCGTTCGAGTGGATGGACGAGGTGATGGAGAGGCTGGAGAGGGCGGGGATCAGGGTGATCCTGGCGACGCCGTCCGGGGCCCGGCCCAGGTGGCTCGCGAGGAAGTATCCTGAGGTGCTCAGGGTGGGGCCGGACAGGAGGCGGCGCTTGTTCGGCGAGCGCCACAACCACTGTTTCACCTCGCCGGTGTTCCGGGAGAGGGTGTACGAGCTCGACAGGAGGCTCGCGGAGCGCTACGGCCGGAGGGAGCATGTGATCCTCTGGCACATCTCGAACGAGTTCTCGGGTGAGTGCCACTGCGAGCTGTGTCAGGAGGCCTTCAGGCGGTGGCTCTACGATCGGTATGACGGGGATCTCGAGGCCCTCAATCGGGCGTGGTGGACGGCCTTCTGGAGCCACAGGTACACGAGCTGGGAGGAGATCGCCTCTCCTTCGCCGCTGGGCGAGCCCAATCTGCACGGGCTCAACCTCGACTGGCGGCGGTTCGTGACGCATCAGACCGTGGACTTCATGCTGGTGGAGGTGCGGGCGTTGAGGGATGGGGGGCCGTCCCTCCCGGTGACGACCAATCTCATGGGGTTCCAGCGGGATCTCGACTACTTCCGGCTCGCTCGGCACCTGGATGTGGTCTCCTGGGACAGCTACCCGCTCTGGCATGGGCGGGGGCGGACGACGCCTCGGGTGGCTTGCGGGGAGCTCGACCACAACTGGGATCCGGAGGGAAGGGACTGGGTGCTCGCGAGCGGGGTGGCCTGGGCCCACGCCCTTCATCGGGGGCTCGGCGGCGGGAGGCCGTTTCTCCTCATGGAGAGTACGCCGAGCCACACGAACTGGCAGCCGTGGAGCAAGCCGAAGCGGCCGGGTATGCACGTGCTCTCCTCGCTCCATGCCGTGGCGCATGGGGCGGACTCGGTGCAGTACTTCCAGTGGCGGGCGGGGCGGGGTGGATCGGAGAAGTTCCACGGCGCGGTGGTGTACCACGATCGGCGTACGGACGGCAGGGTGTTCCAGGAGGTGAGGGAGCTCGGGGGGATCCTGGAGCGGCTCGGGGGGATGGAGGGGAGCCGGGTGGAGGCCGAGGTGGCGGTGGTGTTCGATTGGGAGAATCGGTGGGCGTTGGAGGATGCGCAGGGGCCGAGGAACGATGGGCGGCTCGACTACGTGGAGGAGTGTTGGAGGTGGTTCGATGCGTGGCACCGGCGTGGGGTGGGGTGCGATGTGGTGCACCCTGAGGGGGACTGGTCGGCCTACCGAGTGGTGGTGGCGCCGCTGTGGTATCTGGTGAAGGAGGAGTGGGCCGACAGGGTGGCGAGGTTCGTGGAGCAGGGTGGGGTCTTCGTGACGACGGTGTGGAGCGGGGTGGTGGAGGAGCACGACCTGTGCCACGTGGGCGGGTTTCCGGGGCCGTTGAGGGGGCTGGTGGGGGTGCGGAGCCGGGAGGTGGATGTGCTGGTGGAGGACGAGGTGCGCCGGGTGGCGGGGGTGTGGGGGGTGTGTGAGGGGAGGCTGCTGTGCGATGTGCTGGCGGTGGAGGATGAGGGGGTGGAGGTGCGGGCGGTGTATGCGGACGGGTTCTACGCGGGCAGTCCGGCGGCGACGCGGGTGAGGCGGGGGAGGGGGTGGGCCTACTACGTGGGGACCCTGCTCGCCCAGGAGGGTATCGACTGGCTGGTGGGGGAGCTCATGGGGGAGGCGGGGGTGGTGCCGGCGCTCAGGGTGGTGCCCGAGGGCGTGGATGTCTCGGTGCGGGTGACGGAGGAGGGAAGACGGTACCTATGGCTTCTCAACTTCAGGGAGCACGAGGTGGTGGTGGAGCTCCCCGAGGGGGTGTGGAGGGACGTGCTGGGGGGTGGGGAGCGGCGGGGGGTCCTGGTCCTGCCCGGGTACGGGTATGCGGTGCTGGAGTCGTGA
- a CDS encoding 3-isopropylmalate dehydrogenase: protein MKTYKIAVIPGDGTGPEVVAEGVKVLKAAAATYGFKLDLTYFDYGGERYLKTGKIISDEEVQELRHFDAIYLGAIGHPDVKPGILETGLLLKIRFDLDQYINLRPVKLYPGVDCPLKDKGPEDIDFVVVRENTGGIYTGHGGVTRKGTPDEIATQVMVYDRRTVDRCLKFAFELKKRRNAESEKSRSKPIHLVHKRNVLTHCGDLWYRAFEEMGADDYPDIPRDYMHVDATTMWFVKNPEWFDVLVTENLFGDIITDLGAMIQGGMGIAAGGNINPEGVSMFEPIGGSAPKYTGKKMINPLAAIEAGRMMLDFLGEHEAAKAIEKAVALTCTKLESLSAGKMGYNTEEVGDMVAEAV from the coding sequence ATGAAAACCTACAAGATCGCAGTGATCCCCGGCGACGGCACGGGTCCCGAGGTGGTGGCCGAGGGGGTGAAGGTCCTCAAGGCCGCGGCCGCAACGTACGGATTCAAGCTCGACCTCACCTACTTCGACTACGGCGGTGAGCGCTACCTCAAGACCGGGAAGATCATCTCCGACGAGGAAGTGCAGGAGCTCAGGCACTTCGACGCCATCTACCTCGGCGCCATAGGCCACCCCGACGTGAAACCCGGCATACTCGAGACCGGCCTCCTCCTCAAGATCCGCTTCGATCTCGATCAGTACATCAACCTCAGACCGGTGAAGCTCTACCCCGGCGTCGATTGTCCGCTCAAGGACAAGGGGCCCGAGGACATAGACTTCGTGGTGGTCCGCGAGAACACCGGCGGGATCTACACCGGACACGGCGGTGTCACCCGGAAGGGCACCCCTGACGAGATCGCCACCCAGGTGATGGTCTACGACCGGAGGACGGTGGACCGCTGCCTCAAGTTCGCCTTCGAACTGAAAAAACGGCGGAATGCAGAGAGCGAGAAGTCCCGCAGCAAGCCCATCCACCTGGTCCACAAGCGCAACGTCCTCACCCACTGCGGGGATCTCTGGTACCGGGCCTTCGAGGAGATGGGCGCTGACGACTACCCCGACATCCCCAGGGACTACATGCACGTGGACGCCACCACCATGTGGTTCGTGAAGAACCCCGAGTGGTTCGACGTCCTGGTCACCGAGAACCTCTTCGGCGACATCATCACCGACCTGGGGGCCATGATCCAGGGCGGCATGGGAATCGCTGCAGGCGGGAACATCAATCCGGAGGGCGTCTCCATGTTCGAACCCATCGGAGGCTCGGCGCCCAAGTACACCGGCAAGAAGATGATAAACCCCCTCGCCGCCATCGAGGCAGGCAGAATGATGCTCGACTTTCTCGGTGAACACGAGGCTGCAAAGGCCATAGAGAAGGCGGTGGCCCTCACCTGTACGAAGCTCGAGAGCCTCTCTGCGGGCAAGATGGGATACAACACCGAAGAAGTGGGCGACATGGTCGCCGAAGCGGTGTGA
- a CDS encoding AraC family transcriptional regulator: MRNEGSPWKHVLRRTLLFFSITAGLTIIVLTVTIYLSIQPIVARRLYRVERQNIHNAVTGIRLMQNLATNLLIQIYNDPLIVPLLTVPPEDPQEEYLAIQSLKKYSTFVPYLDSVYIYNDATGRCYLSTSASTNLSLPVEEMYDREFLELMEDGRWINSPAPIFRSYEGDFPFGGQRRRVFTYLYNVMGVRTRRPSVVAINISYEWITSIMESLDASEGYPAFILDREGSLIGASMEDEDLVGLVRTTIQGQGSEEGQPLVTTVATRRETYLLVYETLRDMGWVVGKVVPLSQAVNEIFVIRRELLKIGTAFLVAGLLVSFLLSNRLTRLLRSLSRGQNGEVPYRSFFKTRVLSDLLLKGPEGASVRVEDAGDLLAIRVSPHSWYALLACEREGGDEIPADWYAHLLEEVEGWEDVRWEWLQREDEFLLVVETERDPGHCQGEIFGEWHRRLERALGTSVRLYVAGFSRGAASLPRLYNQMSSLLANRRFLDGKDVFTQEDLGVLSRGHYEYPQNKEHEFLEALHHMDAETAVSVAQEVFQGTRSFGYHVFQSVKYRLCTAFLRAVEQENQFLVSTFGLDPVRFLEEVERAQGPEEVSAVFESEVRRFVRHMEEDRTSDHKKLVQEVCRIIEEEYDDFNLGVATLADRIGLSPGYLGQLFKKYVGVSMTDYINEVRVSRAIHFLVNTEAPVYEIPQMVGYTNKQHFHAVFKKYTRLTPNEFRKQARLKRAQRRDEMAS, encoded by the coding sequence ATGAGGAACGAGGGTTCACCATGGAAGCACGTGCTGAGGAGGACGCTCCTCTTCTTCTCGATCACCGCGGGGCTCACCATCATCGTGCTCACGGTGACGATCTACCTCTCCATCCAGCCCATCGTGGCCCGCAGGCTCTACCGGGTGGAGCGGCAGAACATCCACAACGCCGTCACCGGGATACGGCTCATGCAGAACCTGGCCACGAATCTCCTCATCCAGATCTACAACGATCCGCTGATCGTGCCGCTGCTGACCGTGCCGCCCGAGGATCCGCAGGAGGAGTACCTCGCCATCCAGAGCCTCAAGAAGTACTCCACCTTCGTTCCCTACCTCGACTCGGTCTACATCTACAACGATGCGACAGGGAGGTGCTACCTGAGCACCTCGGCCTCCACCAACCTCTCCCTCCCGGTGGAGGAGATGTACGACAGAGAGTTTCTCGAGCTCATGGAGGATGGACGCTGGATCAACAGCCCTGCGCCGATCTTCAGGTCGTACGAGGGCGACTTCCCCTTCGGCGGGCAGAGGAGGAGGGTGTTCACCTACCTCTACAACGTGATGGGGGTGCGCACCAGGCGTCCGAGCGTGGTGGCGATCAACATCTCGTACGAGTGGATTACCAGCATCATGGAGTCGCTCGACGCTTCCGAGGGGTATCCGGCCTTCATCCTCGATCGTGAGGGCTCCCTCATCGGTGCCTCGATGGAGGATGAGGACCTGGTGGGCCTCGTCCGCACCACGATCCAGGGACAGGGTTCGGAGGAAGGTCAGCCGCTGGTCACCACGGTGGCGACCCGCAGGGAGACCTATCTCCTGGTCTACGAGACCCTGCGTGATATGGGATGGGTGGTGGGGAAGGTGGTGCCTCTCTCCCAGGCGGTGAACGAGATCTTCGTGATACGGAGGGAGCTGCTCAAGATAGGGACGGCCTTTCTCGTGGCGGGGCTCCTCGTCTCGTTCCTGCTCTCCAACCGGCTCACCCGCCTCCTGAGGAGTCTCTCGAGGGGCCAGAATGGGGAGGTGCCGTACCGTTCGTTCTTCAAGACAAGGGTGCTCTCGGATCTCCTCCTCAAGGGGCCGGAGGGGGCTTCTGTGCGCGTGGAGGATGCCGGGGACCTGCTCGCCATTCGGGTCTCGCCCCATTCCTGGTATGCGCTCTTGGCGTGCGAGCGGGAGGGGGGGGATGAGATCCCCGCGGACTGGTACGCACACCTCCTCGAGGAGGTGGAGGGCTGGGAGGACGTGCGGTGGGAGTGGCTCCAGAGAGAGGACGAGTTCCTGCTCGTGGTGGAGACCGAGCGCGATCCGGGGCATTGTCAGGGAGAGATCTTCGGGGAGTGGCACCGCAGGTTGGAGCGGGCCCTGGGGACGTCGGTGCGACTCTATGTTGCGGGGTTTTCGAGGGGGGCGGCTTCGCTTCCCCGGCTCTACAACCAGATGAGTAGTCTGCTCGCCAACAGGAGGTTCCTCGATGGGAAGGACGTGTTCACCCAGGAGGATCTGGGCGTCCTCTCCCGCGGGCACTACGAGTATCCGCAGAACAAGGAGCACGAGTTTCTGGAGGCCCTGCACCACATGGATGCAGAGACCGCGGTCTCGGTGGCGCAGGAGGTGTTCCAGGGTACCAGGTCCTTCGGGTATCATGTGTTCCAGTCGGTGAAGTACCGGCTCTGCACGGCCTTCCTCAGGGCGGTGGAGCAGGAGAATCAGTTCCTGGTGTCGACGTTCGGCCTCGATCCTGTCCGGTTCCTCGAGGAGGTGGAACGGGCGCAAGGACCTGAAGAGGTTTCTGCGGTGTTCGAATCCGAGGTGAGGCGGTTCGTGCGGCACATGGAGGAGGACAGGACGAGCGACCACAAGAAGCTCGTCCAGGAGGTCTGCAGGATCATCGAGGAGGAGTACGACGACTTCAACCTGGGAGTGGCGACCCTGGCCGACAGGATAGGGCTCTCCCCGGGATACCTGGGACAGCTCTTCAAGAAGTACGTGGGTGTCTCGATGACGGACTACATCAACGAGGTGCGGGTGAGCCGGGCGATCCACTTCCTGGTGAACACCGAGGCGCCCGTGTACGAGATACCGCAGATGGTGGGGTACACGAACAAGCAGCACTTCCACGCGGTGTTCAAGAAGTATACCCGTCTGACGCCCAATGAGTTCAGGAAACAGGCCCGGCTCAAGCGGGCGCAGCGGAGGGACGAGATGGCCTCCTGA
- a CDS encoding ABC transporter substrate-binding protein, producing the protein MRNVVKGVWLGLLMVVLSFGLWATGAQEEGTAGGAQELKPVELVMWLVGDSVPDYELMLQELNKLTKEELNATIKVNFTTWTDWKTKLRLLLTSGEAFDLVHMAPWGIYQEASKLRLLLPLEDLAPKYAPVTWESYSPDVLKQATVNGHVYMLPFNYTDPYGNGFLYRLDLAEKYGLGKIRNIEDLETYLVTLAKNEKGIIPYNAGEFDLTTYPETICAAMPSFPKAGGEDIIQGLMPYFYVFYDDPNPEPVFILEHPSFREAIEFSRRLYRAGAIPKGVLSNQVGSREAFINGTSAVTLLNPLNANEVYQQVAAKHPDWKLDYWNPYLDLDHPTKAPAINNGMSVPASSRNPQRALMFLEKLHQDQRYHDLTSYGIRGKHWDLDENGQIVLPEGVTVDSTGFAWDRPCPWGWREEKFYRLNPLKFASTWQVIKDWYSAYLAKAVDRKYVSFYLDKEPILAEFAAVDNLKTQYVDPLLWGIADPATYPEVMDKFYAAGLGKVKDEILKQWKAYMAQY; encoded by the coding sequence ATGAGGAATGTCGTAAAGGGCGTATGGCTCGGCCTCCTCATGGTGGTGCTCTCCTTCGGGCTCTGGGCGACCGGGGCTCAGGAAGAGGGAACTGCCGGCGGGGCGCAGGAACTCAAGCCCGTCGAGCTGGTGATGTGGCTCGTGGGCGACTCGGTGCCCGACTATGAGCTCATGCTCCAGGAGCTCAACAAGCTCACCAAGGAGGAGCTCAACGCCACCATCAAGGTGAACTTCACCACCTGGACCGACTGGAAGACCAAGTTGCGGCTCCTCCTCACCTCGGGTGAGGCCTTCGACCTGGTCCACATGGCGCCCTGGGGGATCTACCAGGAGGCATCCAAGCTGCGGCTCCTGCTTCCCCTGGAGGACCTGGCGCCGAAGTACGCGCCTGTGACCTGGGAGAGCTACTCGCCTGATGTGCTCAAGCAGGCCACGGTGAACGGGCACGTGTACATGCTCCCCTTCAACTACACCGATCCCTACGGGAACGGGTTCCTCTACCGGCTCGATCTCGCCGAGAAGTACGGACTCGGGAAGATCAGGAACATCGAGGACCTCGAGACCTACCTGGTGACCCTCGCCAAGAACGAGAAGGGTATCATCCCCTACAACGCGGGCGAGTTCGACCTCACCACCTATCCCGAGACGATCTGCGCCGCCATGCCCTCGTTCCCCAAGGCGGGAGGCGAGGATATCATCCAGGGGCTCATGCCCTACTTCTACGTGTTCTACGACGATCCGAACCCTGAACCCGTGTTCATCCTCGAGCATCCGTCCTTCAGGGAGGCGATCGAGTTCTCGCGGCGTCTGTACCGTGCCGGCGCGATTCCCAAGGGTGTACTCTCCAACCAGGTGGGGTCCCGCGAGGCGTTCATCAACGGGACGAGTGCGGTCACCCTGCTCAACCCCCTCAACGCGAACGAGGTCTACCAGCAGGTGGCAGCCAAGCACCCCGACTGGAAGCTCGACTACTGGAACCCCTACCTGGACCTCGATCATCCTACCAAGGCCCCCGCGATCAACAACGGGATGTCCGTACCGGCGAGCTCCCGGAATCCTCAGCGGGCCCTCATGTTCCTGGAGAAGCTCCACCAGGATCAGCGGTACCACGACCTCACGAGCTATGGTATCCGTGGGAAGCACTGGGATCTCGACGAGAACGGCCAGATCGTGCTTCCGGAGGGCGTGACGGTCGACAGCACCGGCTTCGCCTGGGACAGGCCGTGTCCGTGGGGATGGAGGGAGGAGAAGTTCTACCGCCTCAACCCGCTCAAGTTCGCCTCCACCTGGCAGGTGATAAAGGATTGGTACAGCGCGTACCTCGCAAAGGCGGTGGACAGGAAGTACGTGAGCTTCTACCTCGACAAGGAGCCGATCCTCGCCGAGTTCGCGGCCGTGGACAACCTGAAGACGCAGTACGTGGATCCGCTCCTCTGGGGTATCGCGGATCCGGCCACCTATCCTGAGGTGATGGACAAGTTCTACGCAGCAGGGCTCGGGAAGGTGAAGGACGAGATCCTCAAGCAGTGGAAGGCCTACATGGCCCAGTACTGA
- the galE gene encoding UDP-glucose 4-epimerase GalE produces the protein MRFVLTGGAGYIGSHVYRLLKERGHEVVVYDNLSHGHREAVEPADLRVGDLHDTETLREVLLSFKPDVVMHFAAFIEVGISTERPLEFFENNTVGTIRLVQTMMHTGVHHFIFSSTAAVYGHPEKIPIPEDARLTPVNPYGSSKVMVEEFLRSLSEWSPFRYVAIRYFNAAGAAEDGSIGEAHDPETHLIPLILKAAKGERPHITIFGTDFPTPDGTAIRDYIHVDDLAEAHLLAAEYLMDGGESQALNCGYSRGYSVREVIETAKKVTGRDFPVIEGDRRAGDPPALVADSSRMRTILGWKPTRDDLAYIIKTAWNWELNRRY, from the coding sequence ATGCGTTTCGTGCTCACGGGCGGAGCAGGGTACATAGGGAGCCACGTGTACCGGCTCCTCAAGGAACGAGGTCACGAAGTCGTGGTCTACGACAATCTCTCCCACGGACACAGGGAGGCCGTGGAGCCCGCGGACCTCAGGGTCGGAGACCTCCACGACACCGAAACACTCCGCGAGGTCCTTCTGTCCTTCAAACCCGATGTGGTCATGCACTTCGCCGCATTCATCGAGGTGGGGATCTCCACGGAACGGCCCCTCGAATTCTTCGAGAACAACACCGTGGGGACCATCCGGCTCGTCCAGACCATGATGCACACAGGGGTCCACCACTTCATCTTCTCCTCCACCGCTGCGGTCTACGGCCATCCCGAGAAGATCCCCATACCCGAGGATGCGCGGCTCACACCGGTGAACCCTTACGGAAGCAGCAAGGTGATGGTCGAGGAGTTCCTCCGGTCCCTCTCGGAGTGGAGCCCCTTCCGGTACGTGGCGATACGGTACTTCAACGCCGCAGGAGCGGCAGAGGACGGTTCCATAGGAGAGGCCCACGACCCGGAGACCCACCTCATCCCCCTCATCCTCAAGGCTGCAAAGGGCGAGCGGCCGCACATCACCATCTTCGGCACCGACTTCCCCACCCCGGACGGGACCGCCATACGAGACTACATCCATGTGGACGATCTCGCCGAGGCCCATCTCCTCGCCGCCGAGTACCTCATGGACGGGGGTGAGAGCCAGGCCCTCAACTGCGGCTACTCCCGGGGCTACAGTGTGAGGGAGGTGATCGAGACCGCGAAGAAGGTCACCGGCCGGGACTTCCCGGTCATCGAGGGGGACCGGAGGGCCGGTGATCCCCCTGCCCTGGTGGCCGACTCCTCACGCATGAGGACCATTCTGGGCTGGAAGCCCACCAGGGACGACCTCGCCTACATCATCAAGACCGCGTGGAACTGGGAACTCAACCGGCGCTACTGA
- a CDS encoding glycosyl hydrolase 53 family protein, translating into MRHKRFSHLWLLLGATLLTLLLGGCKGEIFGSPTDAADELEARAGNSLQIGVDLSEALYAQEHGVQYRDTNGQVKDVFQIFKDHGYTWVRVRVNVDPPDNPNYAMFTDLAYAKQLGAIAKSKGFKLLVDFHYSHWWADPGNQWTPSAWQTNNINTLCTYVYNWTKDAITQLRNAGAAPDMVQIGNEITNGLLWDLGGPYRSGGSWRNMAWLINSGINGVKDAGSSAKIMIHLDSGGSRSTTQNWITNFRNNDGQWWDVDAFGLSYYTMWQGSLGDLSNNLSYLNTLGKEIYIVETAYYWDTNEKGYSGSQVPYPQTPQGQYQFLQALKNTVSAYSNVKGVFYWGAAWAQSWKWLSAPGWPDDDASRRSLFDDNAVATMGIDGLF; encoded by the coding sequence ATGCGACACAAGCGATTTTCCCACTTGTGGCTCCTCCTCGGAGCGACCCTTCTCACACTCCTCCTCGGAGGGTGCAAAGGAGAGATTTTCGGCTCACCCACCGATGCGGCCGACGAGCTGGAGGCGAGAGCGGGAAATTCCCTCCAGATCGGTGTAGACCTCTCCGAGGCCCTCTACGCCCAGGAGCACGGTGTCCAGTACAGGGACACCAACGGCCAAGTGAAGGACGTCTTCCAGATCTTCAAGGATCACGGCTACACCTGGGTCCGCGTCCGCGTCAACGTCGATCCCCCCGACAACCCCAACTACGCCATGTTCACCGACCTCGCCTATGCAAAGCAGCTCGGCGCCATCGCCAAGAGCAAGGGCTTCAAGCTCCTCGTCGACTTCCACTACTCCCACTGGTGGGCAGACCCGGGTAACCAGTGGACACCATCTGCCTGGCAGACGAACAACATCAACACCCTCTGCACCTATGTGTACAACTGGACCAAGGACGCCATCACCCAGCTCAGGAACGCCGGGGCCGCACCCGACATGGTCCAGATCGGCAACGAGATCACCAACGGCCTGCTGTGGGACCTCGGCGGGCCCTATCGGTCCGGCGGTTCATGGCGGAACATGGCGTGGCTCATCAACTCCGGCATCAACGGGGTGAAAGACGCGGGAAGCAGCGCGAAGATCATGATCCACCTCGATTCCGGCGGGAGCCGATCCACCACCCAGAACTGGATCACCAACTTCCGGAACAACGACGGTCAGTGGTGGGACGTAGACGCCTTCGGACTCTCCTACTACACCATGTGGCAGGGCTCGCTCGGCGACCTCTCGAACAACCTCTCCTACCTCAACACGCTCGGCAAGGAGATCTACATCGTGGAGACCGCCTACTACTGGGACACCAATGAAAAGGGCTACTCAGGGAGCCAGGTTCCCTATCCCCAGACTCCACAGGGCCAGTACCAGTTCCTCCAGGCCCTCAAGAACACGGTCTCCGCATACTCCAACGTCAAGGGCGTCTTCTACTGGGGAGCCGCATGGGCCCAGTCCTGGAAGTGGCTCAGCGCCCCCGGCTGGCCCGACGACGACGCCTCCCGAAGGTCCCTCTTCGACGATAACGCCGTGGCCACCATGGGCATCGACGGCCTGTTCTGA